GAAAAAAATGGCTTGCCAACCTCCTGAGGGCTTgcttttgaccattagtagcattTTCTGGGTATTCCTGGGTGGCAAGGAACTTCTTGATGTCATAATACCAAGGTTTACCATCTGGTTATTCATTCACATGGAAGCAATAGATATGCTGATCTCTAATTTCTACCTCGATGgggtcgatgtagttcttgtctggatgctgaATCATGGATGACAAAGTTGCAAGGGCGCCTGTGAACTCGTTCTGAATTCTGGGGACATGTAtgaactcaatctttgtgaaCTTTTTGCACAACTCCTTCATGCAGTGCAGGTACGGCAGTATCTTGACATTCTTAGTTGACCATTCTCCCTTTACTTGGTGGATCAACAAATTGGAATCttctatgaccaaaagttctttgatgttcatgtcgaTTGCCATTCTGATTCCAAGGATGCATGCGTCGTATTAAGCCATATTATTAGTATAAGGGAATCTTATATTTGGTGATGCTGGATAGTGTTGTCCAGATTCTGAAATCAGGACGGCCCCAATCctgactcctttgaagtttgttgctccatcgaaaaacatcctCCATCCAGGGTATGATTCTGCAATGTATTCCCTGGAAAATAGTACTTCTTCATTGGGTAATACGTGGTAAGTGGCTCGTAATCACCACCCACTGGATTCTTGGCGAGGTGGTCGGCTAAAACTTGTCCTTTGATAGACTTCTGAGAATTtgccatttagctagctttccgGTAGGCATTGGCTTCTAAAAAATGTACTTGAGTGGGTCGAACTGAGATATCATGTACGTGGTGTACGCCGACATGTAATGCCTTAGCTTCTGAGCAATCCAGGTCAGAGCACAACAAGTGCGTTCTATCAAAGTGTACTTGGCCTCGCacggtgtgaacttcttgcttaagtagtagatggcctgctTCTTTCTCCAATTTCGTCGTGTTGCCCGAACACACAGCCGAAGGCATTGTCCAAGACtgacaaatacaacaacaatggTTTCCTTAGTTCAGGGGGGAACTAGCATGGGTGGGTTTGAAAGGTACTCTTTGATTatgtcgaaggctttctgacGCTCTTCCATCCATTTCGTGGCAGCATCCTTCTTTAGCAGCTTAAAAATGGGTTCGCAGATTAcctggactgggctatgaaatGATTGATATAATTCAACTCCCAAGAAATTCATGACATCTTTCTTGATCTTTGGTGGTGGTAATTCTTGAATGgatttgatttttgatgggtctagTTCTATCTCTTTCCTGTTTTATAATagttttccagcagggactccgaatgCGCACTTTGCTGGATTCAGCTTCAACTATACCTTCACAGGCGTTCGAACAATTTGCTCAAGTCGTCCAATTGCTCTGAACTCTTTTGAGATtttatgatgacgtcatccacatacacctcgATATCCTTATGAATCAGTTCATGAAAGAGTgtcatcatggccctcatgtaggtggcgtcGGCATTCTTGAGACCTAGCGGCATAACCCTATACCAGTAGACTCCCCAAGGAGTGGTGAAAGCTATCTTCTCTGCGTCTTCCTAGTGCATTAGGATTTGGTGGTATCCAGCAAAAAAATCCACAAACGATTGCAGTTCATGCTTCGCACagttgtcgatgaggatgtggatattCGGCAAGGGAAAATCATCCTTTGGGCTAGATTTGTTGAGATCCTGGTAATATACACATATTCTGATCTTTCCGTCCTTTTTGGGCACTGGGACGATATTTGCCAATCAGCTTGGATAGTTGGTGACCCTTACTATATTTGCTTCTATTTGTTTGGTCACCTCTTCTTTTATCCTCAAACTTAAATCAGGTTTGAACTTCCAGGGTTTCTTCTTGACCGGCGGTCTGGTAGGGTCAATGGGTAGTCAAGGCAAGACAATGTCGGTGCTTAATCCTGGCATGTCTTCATAGGACCATACGAACACGTCGACGTACTGTCGGAGGAGCTCAATCATTTTTCCCTTCTGCTCGGCTTCTAGGTGAATGCTGATTCTGGTTTCTTTCACATCATTTTCGCTTCCAAGATTGACTATTTGTGTTTCTTCGAGGTTGGGCTTCTTCTAACTCTCCAGTAGTTCGATCTCCTGCGGGATATTGTCTAGCATCATACTCTCGTCACATTCCTCGTAATCCAGATTATTGCGCTCAGCGGTTTCGTTACATGTCTTAATCGCGGAACGCGGGTTTTTATCGaattgattactgaaaagaaagcTAGGTATAAATCAAGCTGTAAAATAGAGTTGCGATATTTATGAAAAGGATTCTTTTAATTTCATCAAAAGGGGAACGTCTTAAGCGTTCACAAGAGGCAAATGACTGAAATGTACAGACACGGTACACGCCTTTGACTGTGCTCTTTTCAAAATAAAACGTTTACAGTTTCATACTATCAAGACTCCCGGCAAACCAAAGATGGACTGGCTGTCCAATTCTATAGCTCTTCTCTTGGTTCGGCATCCCTAATAGTCAGTGTCTTGATGTCAGTTCCTTCACaacattcttcaatcatattcacgaaTATCTTTCCCATCCCGTAGATGATATCATCTTCGGGCGTTGAACTCTGTCCCGAACTTGAAACATGCTCTggcacaaaaacctttttcccGAAGCTACTGGTGTGAGTTTTCCCTTTCGGAGGCTGATATCTTATGCCAGCCCTTCCTTTCTACCCATTGTGTTCAGTTGGTTCTTTGATCCCATCTGACCTGGCTCCCAACCCTGTTCCTGGCatgtatccatatttcatcatctccctcatgGCCATCTTGGACTTGTACGACGATTGCATTCCCAAATTCTGTTTAGTCTTCTCCTCCTCAGTAGCTGCATGATTTCTACAACGTAGAAGACGACTATGTCTAGTCCTTCAATGAATGGGACAACATACTCCAAATAGACGGAGTGCCCCCACTCGCCGTGGACCATGATCTCCTGGCATCCCCACTGTAATTTTATGCACTGGTGCAAGGTAGATGGTACGGCCCCTGCCATATATATCCAGGGCCTGCCTAGCAGCAAATTATAAGAAGAGGAGATGTCCATCACTTGAAATAGCACTGAAAATTCGACCAGCTTGATTTTTAAGGCTAGATAAATTTCCCCAATAACATCCTTTTGCGAACCATCAAAGGCCCTCGCCCTTACGCGACTTTCCTTGACCTCCCTCAAATGAATTCCCAATTCCCATAGGGTGGAGAGTAGGCAAATTTTGACCCCTGATCCTCCATCGACCATCACTCGTTTGTCCCTGTATTTGACAGTGATATGAAGAACCTTGTTGTGACTTGTACCTTCGACATGAAGTTAGTCTCTTTTGAAAGTGACCATGTTTGCTTCTACTATTTTCCCATTGCCGCGGCCAATGCCTCGTTGGTGGTGTTACTTGGTACATTTACCCCACTTAGCACTTTCAACAAAGCATCCTTATGGCCATCCGAACTCATTAATAGATGCATGATGGATATCTATGCTGTAGTTTTCTTCAACTGTTCTTCCACATAATACTCTTTGCTTGACATTCTTTTCCAGAACTCAACAACTTCTGGGTCCGTTATGTTCCTCCTTGGAATTTGTTCTTTCCTTGAATTTCCTCGATTGACCTCTTTAGGGGCGTAGCATCTCCCAAacctagtcataccatgggcTGCGACAGAGTCTGTCATTTTGGCCTTTCCCTTTTGCTGATAGGTCCATGGGACGGTTTTGTATTCCCGATCGTTTTTACCCTGAGTAGCACCGACAAGTTGCTGCAGATAAGTTTGAACTGTCACTGTAGGCTTTAGTTGTACCGTAATGATGGGAGCCTTTTGAGGAGGGATCCTTGCAGCCTCTACATTTCCAATAGTGATAATTGTTCCCTTCAGGTCATATTCTTCATCCAATGTGATCATGTTAGCTCCCTGGTTTCGATGATTTGGCAATGAGTTGTTGTTCACATTATGCGATGCTGGAGTGCACTGGATGGCTCCACTCTTGATCAGGGTctcaatttcatttttcaacttgAAACAGTCTTCAGTATCGTACCCCAATACATTGGAATGATACACGCATCTCTTAGTGGCATCAAAATACTTGGGGTGTTCAGGAACCCTTTCCTCGATTGGGTGTATCAATCCTGCtcttctcaacctttcaaacaATTGGGCTAGAGGCTCAGTAATCGGGGTATAGTTTCTGGGACCTTTTCATCAAAGTTGGGACGAGGACGTGGTGCATACACATGTCGGTTTTGGTGAGTAGTGGTTTGGACATGAGCATAAAGTCGTTGtgggttttggttgttgttggctcGGGGAGGGTTGTATTGTGTTTGAGGATGGTGGTATGGCTAGGTATTATAGATTGGAGCGTAAGTGGGTGGTGGTGAGTGGTTGTTAGGGGAATAAGAAGTGCTTCAATGAGATGTGCTAGTTTGATAGTAGGGGATGACTGCTGAgacctcttctttctttttctttccactACTGATCGATCCTGACTGGATGGACTTGCTGGCCACTTACAGTGCTGCCATAGATTGCACCTACCCGATTTTATGCCTTCTTCTAAGAAATCACTCATCTTAACCAGCTCGGGGAACTTCTGacccatcattcccatcatcttttcaaagtaCTTGGCTAGTTTGCTGTCGTCCAGCGGCGGTTGCGCCCTGGCAGCCTTTGTCCTCCACCATCGTGCATATTCTTGAAATGACTTAGATGGTTTTTTCTACAGGTTCACCAGCGTGAATCGATCAGGAGTGATTTTTGTATTGAATCAAAAATGGTTCATGAAGTCCTCTGCCATatcttgccaagttctccaatttcGTGGGTCCTGTCGAGTATACCAGGTGAGTGCTTCTCCCGTCAGACTCCTTATAAAAAAATTTATCCTCAGTTTCTCATTTCTCCCCACTCCAACCAACTTGTCGCAATAAGCCCTCAGATGTGCGTGAGGGTCCCCCGTCCCATCGAAGGTGTCGAACTTTGGGGGTTTTTATCCTATTGGAATATCAACATCCGGGTGAATACACAGGTCCTCATAATCCAGGCTTTGACTTTCTCGGGCAACTTGGAGACTCGTCATTTTACTCCTCAATATTTGCAACTGCTCAGATATCGACTTTTCTTTCTTATGCCTGGCTTCTCTCTCCATCTCGACGTACTAATCGATCTCATATAGCACCCTGACCGTGACGGGTGGTGTAAAGGTAGGTTCAGTGATGGCATAAACAGAGGGAACGTACCGCTCGTGAGTAGCGCTATGTGCCACAAGTATGTACTGGTTGGTGGTGAAAGTGACTCCGTTATGAGGAAGGGTAGTTACATTAGTGGTAATAGGCAGGTTTTGTGATGTCTGAGGATATCATGGTACGTAGGGAGTGTGAATAGGAGGGTTAGCGGATGTTATTGGAGGTATAACTTGAGTGGTGGGGGTTGAGGTTGGAGTGTTGTTGTTTTGGCGCGATGTTGAAGGAAAATGATCTGGGAGTGAATCCAAAGAAGGGAATCTGGGTGGCTGAGGAAGTGTTGTCACGGCCAGGTGCACCAATTATTTGATATGATGTACCTCTTCCCTTAAAGATTCCATTTCTTGGGCCATTCGGGCCACGTGCTCATCATTTCTAGTACTGTCCTTTTTCCCCGATCGCCCCGGGCTGTCGACTACGACCAGAGCATGTTCAGATGGGTCTTCTACATTTGACATATTTCCTTTTGACCTTAGATTGTATGGTGGCTACGCTAGTTTTAGTCGACGCAAACCAACTTTCTTTTCGTTTTGAGGggtaataataaagcaaaagaaaataagaagaaagaaaagaaaaagaggaagagTCAGTTTATAGAGCAGATAATTCGTGCATTACCGCTAACACGTTCCTAAAATTTGTAGGGAcctctcattgccggaggtaggcctaattCGCGGATGTTTGACAgacatttagacttgacacatttagatccgaagcgatttgttttcattgataattagGACTGATACAGGTGGAAAGGATTACATCACAAAGTTGCATGGGCTTAGACAGTTGCCCTTTTGGAAAGTAAAAGAGAGACCTAGGGATAAAGGTACAAAGTAGGGAAATGAGGGGAAATCAACCAAttctaataaccatcccctgaGTCACTTGTTGTGCCCTTCGCCTCTTCCGGCTACTCTTCCGGATCCTCCTCCGGGATTTCCTCAAACTCTTCCTCATCATCATTGAATTCAGAGTCCTCATCAGGATCTTCTTCTGGTTCTGTGCTTAACTCTATCTGGATGCATTCTACCACCCGATCATCCTCTTCAGCTGGCGGCAACATATGGTCAATggatcccgggaccacctgaCGATGCATTGATATGGTCACAAGATAGTGTGGAAGGATCTCATGGTAAATCTGTAAAGCAACCACCACATCCTCTAACCAAGTTATACCCTCTCTGCTCGGGCGGGccatttcttcttcttcgttAATCCAAACGTAGTACTCGGGGGCACACCATGAATTTTGACCCATAGGCATTGTTACCAGGTCATTCCACCCTTCTTGGAGTTTCCTTATCCTGGGAATGGCCATTATATTAATCCTCGTACAACGAAGTCCTTGTCCACAAGGGCACATCTTGGATCATACCAAAATGTCCGAGGACCCGCAGAAGTGAGTACGGTTGAACACCTTCTAATCTGGTTAGCTCAATGAAGTACTTTTTGGGAGTCCTGAAGATTGCTCTTCATCCTAACCAAGAGAGTTTCTAGTTGCATCCTTTGAAGAAATCGTATCCTCGTGCACAGGCAGATAAAGTTCTCAACATCTCAGCTAACACCATCAGCACCAAGGTAGCTTGAAGATTGCCGCAGAAGGTTGTCAAGACCACTGGTAATAGGTTCAAGTTGATACGGCCCATTCGTTATGGGAAGACCGATAATCCCAACAGTGCCATTGCGAAAGTGATAGGCCTGTGGCTCTCTTATGTCGCCTGGTCATATTAGAACTCTTGAATACCACTCGTAGCTTTCACGGTGCCCAAACCTGTCGAACATCTGGTCGAGGCCCACCCACCCATCCTCGATACTTCTAAGACTTCTACTATTGGTAAGACCTAGAGCATCCAAGAACTGATACTCAGGCATAGTAACTGGTAGCACTGGCTTTCTTCCATTAAATGGCAACTCTGTAATACTTGTGACTTCCTCCAATGTCGGTACCAGCTCACAGTTGGCAAATTTGAATACTACTTTAGCTAgatcccaaaattctatcaaCATGCGAGTGAGAACTCTGTCTGCTCGGATGTTCATCAATGCAGTTAGTGCCCTTAGGTGCGTCTGAACTTCGTCTTTATGTTTCCGACGAATATTCTTCAGCTTATGCGGTGCTCCCATTACCATGCTAATTTCAGGTATGTTCTAGTTGACTTTCATTTTCTGAGGTGGgtagaagaaaaatatttggggtaagtgtttgCTTTGGATCCGTAAGTGTCTTGTCATTTTTGTTTGTCTTTTCACAGAAATTATGCCGCCGGGTGCCTGACTTGTTGACATcagggtggctttcctaattgtggGTTGGTGCCTGGGACTAACTCACCTAGggtttatgcagtatgacctattttactagagtagagtgtttcctagtTTTGAATTAGACTGAGAACggcgagaagttatgtcagttgacccgACAAATCCATTCTCTAAAActaaagagttttgaaaagaaggttcggaggggtgtaaaagacaatcctcgtgtgccattgtgtgtgatagtgtacagCCAAGACTCGATCAGAAAAGTTGTGATGGCAGTAGATATAAAAGCAGTAATAAATAAGGGTGTAGCAGCAATAAGCAAGGTGATCATAGAGAGCAGGTAATTGTAAAGAGCAAATAAGGCATATAatcatgtaaatgtagttttgaTCATAATCAAAACAATGTACAAATAAATCTAGAAGCCAAGTTGGTCTAaatctgctaaggtcagaacctaagtgtggtattccccagcggagtcgccatgttgttgtaCCCTATTTTGTACTAGTCAAGACAAAATTCAACTTGTAGTTTctttgttgttgatgaaagagagtcgccacctaatatttaaaggtatactaggataCCTATTTAATTAAGTTATGTTTTTATTATTAGTCTGCTAactggtgagattatgggtaagggttcttattcttctaggagaaaggtgttaggcaccccttaaaatctacctgaggtagctccatatgATTTAAACTAAGTTTGGGGATCAATTATTTATAAAGGCTTTGACTATTAATAAGGAAGGTCCCTTATTGTATACCTAAATATGGTATTGATAGAGAGAATGCGAGGTCTTAGAGGGATATAAGTTTATGAAGGGATTCATAAGAGATGTTAAAAGAGTTGTGAAATCGGCACATAAGTGATCTAGATTTTTATAGGTTTATAAAAGGGATAGAGTTATGAAAATACTTTGATTTGGGGGATGGCTATATATATAATGCTAAAGGGACGTTTGTAAAAAAAAGCATATCTAAAATTTACCTTAGATTCGGAGGATCTTTAAAGAAGGGGTTATTTACCAAAACAATTCCTTAAAGGCGACAGTTTCTTTGAAGTTCtgattttccttttgaaaatgaAGTTGAAATCCGATTCTTCCTTTTGAAATAGAGTTGCTATTTCGTTAAGTTCTGGATTTTGAAAATCTCTTAAGGAAAGGAAAGATGAGTGAAACACAATAATAATTCGTGGGCATATTATAATTAGTAAGTTAAGAATCTACTTCTAACTAATTTCCCTTTTAATCCTATGgtgtttaaggcttgcctaagtttacATAATACTAAAGCATGAAAGAAAAACATGTattctaatatatgagtgttatatacatgagAGATAAACAACAATAAAGACATAATAAATGCAACTAGCATTAAACTAGTAGAAGCGGTAAACTAAATAAACGAGATAGTATTAATGATAAAGGAGTTGAGGGAAAGAGGATTATACTCTGTGATTGGGCCTTAAGAAGGCAGGCCCAGCAGCGAAGAGACGCAGATATAAGCTGGCTTTGGACTCCTCGATGAGATGCAATAAAGCTGGAGCTGGTTCTGAGTTCATCATGAACTCAGTGGCCCAAACAGATGTacatgtgagagaataagaaagTCACTAGACATATATCCCATTTATATTTAACATATTCTAATTACAGATAATACTTATATGTACATAATAAATACACAAACAGATAATTGAAGCAAGAATAAGATTAATATGGTAGAAGAAATTATACATTAATGTGGTGGCTTTACTTCGCAAATAATTCACATTggaaacctttcgttgtcattaagaCTAAACTCTTAAAGAACTGAATGCGTCAATAAATTAAGAGCTAAGGAGGGAACCCCACTCGAGGTCGATGCTCCCTTTGGATCCCCCgatacttcaaagttcccaagggacttaAGGCCCAAGGCAATGCTTGTGTCGAggagggcagcccaacctagagtcgaactctgctcccaaatacccttaatcacTAACTACATGGTTTCCTTACGGGTTTAAGTTACAATGAGGCCCTTCCAATGCAAACTAAGTACTAAGGTATTACCTGCCACGAAATATATGCTTTCCTCTTAATGAAAATAATACAAGAGAGTACAGATTATTATTAATACTAAATAGGGAACTACATATCAAGGAGACCTAAAGAGGGAGGGGGTGAGTTCAGAATACACataaataaaaagaagtttcA
This region of Nicotiana tomentosiformis chromosome 4, ASM39032v3, whole genome shotgun sequence genomic DNA includes:
- the LOC138909425 gene encoding uncharacterized protein, whose translation is MAIDMNIKELLVIEDSNLLIHQVKGEWSTKNVKILPYLHCMKELCKKFTKIEFIHVPRIQNEFTGALATLSSMIQHPDKNYIDPIEEYPENATNGQKQALRRLASHFFLNGEVLYRRTLDLGLLRCVDAAEATRLLEEIHAGTCGSHMNGFTLAKKILRAGYFWMTMESDSIRYVQKCHQCQIHGDFI